CCGGGGGAGTCGCCGGAGCAGTTCGCCAAGCGAATGGTCGGCAGCGCCGCCGCGGTGTACGCGCGGAACGACCCGGTGGTCCAGGCCTGCAACGACGCTCGGCAGAACGACCTAGAGATCCGCGAGATTCTTGAGCGGCAATTGCAGGTGGTGCTCGGCCAGATCGTCAATGTCGTCGACGCCGAAGTCAAGGCCGGCACCGCACAACCGATCAGTGACGACCTGCCGACCCTTATCCGAACGCTGACCGGCACCACCGCGCTGATGCTGACCGGTGACCCGTTGCTGGTCGGACGCGACAGTGAACTGTCGAGTCGGGTGCGAGTGCTGGAACAGTTGTGGCTCAACGCGTTATGGGGCGGTCGGAGCCGCTAGCCCAGCCCTGCGCGGATCTTGGCGTAACCGCCGGTATCGTCTCGACCATGGCGCAAAGGAGCTCCGAACAATATTTCGCGGGTAAACGGTGTTTTGTGACCGGTGCGGCCAGCGGTATCGGCCGGGCAACGGCACTGCGGCTGGCGGCGCGAGGGGCAGAGCTGTATCTGACCGATCGCGACGCGGCGGGGTTGGAGCAGACGGTGGCCGACGCCCGCGCGCTGGGCGCGCAGGTGCCCGCCTACCGGGCGCTGGATATTTCGGACTACGACAAGGTGGCGGCGTTCGCCGCCGACATCCACACCAGCCACGCGAGCATGGACGTGGTGCTCAACATCGCCGGAGTATCGGCGTGGGGGACCGTCGATCGGCTCTCGCACGACCAGTGGAGCAAGATGGTTGCGATCAACCTGATGGGCCCGATCCACGTGATCGAGTCGTTCGTGCCGCAGATGGTGGCCGCCGGCCGGGGCGGGCGGGTGGTCAACGTGTCCTCGGCGGCTGGGATCGTGGCGCTGCCGTGGCATGCGGCCTACAGCGCCAGCAAGTACGGGTTGCGCGGGCTGTCCGAGGTGCTCCGTTTCGACCTGGCCAAGCACGGCATCGGGGTAAACGTCGTGGTTCCCGGCGCCGTGAAGACGCCGCTGGTCAACACAGTGGAGATTGCCGGCGTGGATCGCGAGGACCCGCAGGTCGCCCGCTGGGTGGACCGCTTCAGCGGGCACGCCGTCTCGCCGGAACGGGCGGCCGAGAAGATCCTGGACGGTGTCGCCAAGAACCGCTACCTGGTCTACACGTCACCGGATATCCGTGCGCTGTACGCGTTCAAGCGGTTGGCGTGGTGGCCCTACAGCGTGGCGATGCGCCAGGTGAACGCGGTCTTCACGCGGGCGCTGCGGCCTGGTCCACCCACACGGGGGGTCTAACCGGGCATTAGCAGTTCGAGACGGACCCCGAGCAGTCGGACCGGACGGTCCAGTTCGAACAGGTCCAGGACCTGCAGCGCTGTGGCGACGATTGCGTCGGCGTCGGTTGT
The nucleotide sequence above comes from Mycobacterium vicinigordonae. Encoded proteins:
- a CDS encoding SDR family oxidoreductase, with the protein product MAQRSSEQYFAGKRCFVTGAASGIGRATALRLAARGAELYLTDRDAAGLEQTVADARALGAQVPAYRALDISDYDKVAAFAADIHTSHASMDVVLNIAGVSAWGTVDRLSHDQWSKMVAINLMGPIHVIESFVPQMVAAGRGGRVVNVSSAAGIVALPWHAAYSASKYGLRGLSEVLRFDLAKHGIGVNVVVPGAVKTPLVNTVEIAGVDREDPQVARWVDRFSGHAVSPERAAEKILDGVAKNRYLVYTSPDIRALYAFKRLAWWPYSVAMRQVNAVFTRALRPGPPTRGV
- a CDS encoding TetR/AcrR family transcriptional regulator, whose translation is MSSQAADDEQDAPGPRRRGDKHRQAIMQAVRDLLQERPFSELSVSTISVRAGVARSGFYFYFDSKYSVLAQILAEAAEELEELTHYFAPRQPGESPEQFAKRMVGSAAAVYARNDPVVQACNDARQNDLEIREILERQLQVVLGQIVNVVDAEVKAGTAQPISDDLPTLIRTLTGTTALMLTGDPLLVGRDSELSSRVRVLEQLWLNALWGGRSR